Proteins encoded in a region of the Marinococcus sp. PL1-022 genome:
- the ytpR gene encoding YtpR family tRNA-binding protein has product MNIFYNPKGIGDVLLISLKPINSKQRETVRHGDVAVLTHSTTKETAGYHIFNASSYGEITGTGRIAADSGHIQLVNNALKENNIDSSLEVPTQSEFVVGYVTEKKQHPDADKLSVCQVDTGADTLQIVCGAPNVDKGQKVAVAVPGAVMPSGMKIKKSKLRGVTSTGMICSVSELALPEKQTEKGILVLGDAYETGEDFYKQYHERPVSASV; this is encoded by the coding sequence ATGAATATTTTTTATAATCCAAAAGGAATTGGGGATGTACTTCTCATCTCTTTAAAACCAATAAACTCAAAACAGCGTGAAACGGTAAGACATGGAGATGTGGCCGTGCTTACGCATTCTACAACCAAAGAAACAGCAGGCTACCATATTTTTAATGCCTCCTCCTACGGAGAAATTACAGGAACGGGCAGAATAGCAGCGGACTCAGGTCATATCCAGCTCGTTAATAACGCCCTGAAAGAAAACAATATAGACAGTTCGCTTGAAGTACCGACCCAGTCCGAATTTGTGGTGGGTTATGTAACGGAGAAAAAACAGCATCCGGATGCAGATAAATTGAGTGTCTGTCAGGTGGACACAGGAGCAGATACGCTTCAAATTGTCTGCGGGGCACCGAACGTGGATAAAGGACAAAAGGTAGCTGTAGCAGTACCAGGGGCAGTTATGCCCTCAGGGATGAAAATTAAAAAATCGAAGCTCCGTGGTGTGACTTCTACCGGCATGATCTGCTCTGTATCTGAGCTTGCCCTGCCGGAAAAGCAGACAGAAAAAGGTATCCTCGTTCTCGGTGATGCGTATGAGACAGGAGAGGACTTTTATAAGCAGTATCACGAACGCCCGGTTTCGGCCTCCGTGTAG